The nucleotide sequence AGGCGAAGCTCATGGACCTCGACGAGCTGCGCGAGTTGGCCGCCGCTGCGCACGAGGCCCTGTCCGGCAGCGAGGCGGACTTCGACGCCATGGGCGTCGTCGGCCTCACCGGGACGGCCCGCAAGTCGATGACCCGGCTCTCCGACCGGGACGAGGCGGCCGCCCAACTGACGGCACGCGCGACCGAGCTCGCGATGCTCGCGGCCGACCTCGCGGCCGATGTTGCCGGCTACATCGACGACCTGGTGGCCGACCCCCTGCGCCTCGAGGCCGTCTCCGAGCGCCGCGCGGCGCTGGCCACCCTCACCCGCAAGTACGGCGCGACCGTCGACGAGGTGCTCGCCTGGGCCGCGTCAGGGGCCGCGCGCCTCGCCGAGCTCGACGGGTCCGACAGTCGCATCGCCGAGCTGCGCGACCGCATCGCCGGGCTCGACTCGTCGCTCGCCGCCGACGCCGCCGCGATCAGTGCGGCGCGGCACCGGGCGGCCGGCGAACTGGCGGCCGCGGTGCAGACCGAACTGGCCGCACTGGCGATGCCGCACGCGGAGCTGCGCTTCGACGTGACGGACGCGCACCTCGGTCCGCACGGCGCGGACCGCATCGAGCTGCTGTTCTCGGCCAACCCCGGCTCCGAGCCCGCCCCCCTCGGCAAGGTGGCCTCCGGCGGCGAGCTGTCGCGCGTCAGGCTGGCTCTCGAGGTGGTGCTCGCCACGGGGGGCGAGGGGCACACGTTCGTCTTCGACGAGGTCGACGCCGGCGTCGGCGGCGCCGTCGGACTGGAGATCGGGCGCAGGCTGCAGCGGCTGGCCGAGAAGAGCCAGGTGATCGTCGTGACGCACCTCGCGCAGGTCGCGGCCTTCGCCGACGCGCACTTCGTCGTCGCCAAGGCCAGCGACGGCCAGGTCACCAC is from Tessaracoccus palaemonis and encodes:
- the recN gene encoding DNA repair protein RecN, yielding MLTALKLTAFGVVDESTLELGPGLTALTGETGAGKTMIVSGLGHLLGARADAGIVRRGAPRAVVEGRWEVGDGIAGRVLEFGGDVDDGELVTLRQVSAQGRSRAVVGGAGVPVSTLADLIGEFATIHGQSGQIRLSNPDRQRELLDEHARPAELARYRADFAERRTAAHELAELESEAMARAREADLLRFGLDEIAAVDPRPGEDDALAAEQAKLMDLDELRELAAAAHEALSGSEADFDAMGVVGLTGTARKSMTRLSDRDEAAAQLTARATELAMLAADLAADVAGYIDDLVADPLRLEAVSERRAALATLTRKYGATVDEVLAWAASGAARLAELDGSDSRIAELRDRIAGLDSSLAADAAAISAARHRAAGELAAAVQTELAALAMPHAELRFDVTDAHLGPHGADRIELLFSANPGSEPAPLGKVASGGELSRVRLALEVVLATGGEGHTFVFDEVDAGVGGAVGLEIGRRLQRLAEKSQVIVVTHLAQVAAFADAHFVVAKASDGQVTTSGVRLLTDDERAAELARMMGGESDSDSGLSHARDLLARAGRG